One Brachyspira pilosicoli P43/6/78 genomic window carries:
- the flcA gene encoding periplasmic flagellar collar protein FlcA, with protein MPKIEDLERLGSLAFIIGNKNLPKELSQEDYNNFKSVFTDEYMANSTPNNDDDVPSIDDLDNLDNLDLPDDNTNDNLGLSDDLGLPEELDTADNLDNNNNTELDNLPDSTNDDLGLPDDLGLPEELNTADNLDNNNTELDNLPDSINDDLGLPDDLGLPDDLGVTDNLDDNDEKIELDNLDLPDSIDDDLGLPDDLGLPDDLDDIKNDNKKLDNDTDLTNLDLPKDKELENKLNSEINDSYNSKLNNNIPDLPILDDLPLPESLDDYSNDSNDSIEETITDDIDNLADNLPDDLDDTLEEEIINNDSNLDDLDNLESILDDDTNEKEESKQEDTDNLDYLESILDDDTSEKEEPKQEDTDNLDDLESILDDDTSEKEEPKQEDTDNLDDLESILDDDTSEKEEPKQEDTDNLDDLDSILDDDTNEKEEPKQEDTDNLDDLDSILDDNTKEESNNNLETALDDNIKTQDADELENNIDNNSLESNNDNLMVENVAGNVRIIEEENTLPSPDSADSLGESKYEDVDKDINDDEVIDNIKRLSPITRYHVLDAILNEKLSKNSMQKLLKALEKGESNEYITDFINNELGLSISDSRGGLLDIIPIPSSLKEYAKIIRIAAIFLVLFVGVVLFSYQFIYKPVLANRYFKMGLENIYNSQFDEAERNFAKGDRLTPKKIKWYNKYAKEYIDRSAFDYALKKLETSVDIKPRNIDTRLLFGYYYRNKGEKELSEEDYNSGEELYNNLMTYTDKEKDLKRIYDDLGVLMISRAKTLVEPNYYNNAYENYREMINKFGDNVIPRKRVMLIKIYQDNYQDVKDLQNHINRLKNGYIDDDVYPKLAKYLLDKDDFYGARKLFEKLLAKYTNNLESIVGYADYEARLKHYDRAKEILINSALPLYTSNPYNVGEEYVYNMLGQIYYNLKEYGSAINNFKLALEKNSLYPDANFNLANLYFYQDNDYKKAKEHYKIAYDNLAPDLRSDQLLYNLSWLYYLDGEYDLAFQGFNDLFYKNPDNSIVSYALGNSLLHLDRANLANGFYRNALNKALESRRDKFEMRTEKDFMFISYLASLHNNIGVSYAYNSVVSNKIENEQMAFKNFVVASEYFDQLRTSNIDLDMAEKRTVNIDNQNIGASKYNMMAIQSKRNLKNSVIIDDYIPKTMFNLK; from the coding sequence ATGCCAAAAATCGAAGATTTAGAAAGATTAGGAAGTTTAGCTTTTATAATAGGAAACAAAAACTTACCAAAAGAATTATCACAAGAAGACTATAACAATTTTAAGTCAGTATTTACAGACGAATATATGGCGAATTCTACACCAAATAACGATGATGATGTACCGTCTATAGATGATTTAGATAATTTAGATAACCTAGATTTGCCTGATGATAATACTAATGACAATTTAGGTTTATCTGACGATTTAGGGTTGCCTGAAGAATTGGATACAGCTGATAATTTAGACAATAATAATAATACTGAATTAGATAATTTGCCTGACAGCACTAATGATGATTTAGGTTTACCTGATGATTTGGGGTTGCCTGAAGAGTTGAATACAGCTGATAATTTAGACAATAATAATACTGAATTAGATAATTTACCTGACAGCATTAATGATGATTTAGGCTTACCTGATGACTTGGGATTGCCTGATGATTTAGGTGTAACTGATAATTTAGATGATAATGATGAAAAGATAGAGTTAGATAATTTAGATTTACCAGATAGCATTGATGATGATTTAGGCTTGCCTGATGACTTGGGATTGCCTGATGATTTAGATGATATAAAAAATGATAATAAAAAATTAGATAATGATACAGATTTAACTAATTTAGATTTACCTAAAGATAAAGAATTAGAAAACAAGCTTAATTCTGAAATTAATGATTCTTACAATAGTAAATTAAATAACAATATTCCTGATTTACCTATATTAGATGATTTACCTTTACCTGAAAGTTTAGATGATTATAGTAATGACAGTAATGATAGTATAGAAGAAACAATAACAGATGATATTGACAATTTAGCAGATAATTTACCAGATGATTTAGATGATACATTAGAAGAAGAAATTATTAATAATGATAGTAATTTAGATGATTTGGATAACTTAGAAAGCATATTAGACGATGACACTAATGAAAAAGAAGAATCTAAACAAGAAGACACTGATAATTTAGATTACTTAGAAAGTATATTAGACGACGATACTAGTGAAAAAGAAGAGCCTAAACAAGAAGACACTGATAATTTAGACGACTTAGAAAGTATATTAGACGATGATACTAGTGAAAAAGAAGAACCTAAACAAGAAGACACTGATAATTTAGACGACTTAGAAAGTATATTAGATGATGATACTAGTGAAAAAGAAGAACCTAAACAAGAAGATACTGATAATTTAGACGACTTAGATAGTATATTAGATGATGATACTAATGAAAAAGAAGAACCTAAACAAGAAGATACTGATAATTTAGACGATTTAGATAGTATATTAGATGATAACACTAAAGAAGAGAGTAATAATAATTTAGAAACTGCATTAGATGATAATATAAAAACTCAAGATGCAGACGAATTAGAAAACAACATAGACAATAATAGCTTAGAATCAAATAACGATAATTTGATGGTTGAAAATGTTGCTGGTAATGTAAGAATAATCGAAGAAGAAAACACATTACCTTCTCCGGATTCTGCTGATAGTTTAGGAGAATCAAAATACGAAGATGTTGACAAAGACATAAATGATGATGAAGTTATAGACAACATCAAAAGATTATCTCCTATTACTAGATATCATGTTTTAGATGCGATATTAAATGAAAAACTCTCCAAAAACTCTATGCAAAAATTATTAAAAGCTTTAGAGAAAGGCGAGTCTAATGAATATATAACAGATTTTATAAATAATGAATTAGGTTTAAGTATTTCAGATTCTAGAGGCGGATTATTAGATATTATACCTATTCCTAGCTCATTAAAAGAATATGCTAAAATAATAAGGATTGCCGCAATATTTTTAGTATTATTTGTTGGCGTAGTATTATTTTCATATCAATTTATATATAAGCCTGTTTTAGCTAATAGATATTTCAAAATGGGTTTAGAAAATATATATAACAGTCAATTTGATGAAGCAGAAAGAAATTTTGCTAAGGGAGACAGATTAACTCCTAAAAAAATTAAATGGTACAACAAATACGCAAAAGAATATATAGATAGGTCTGCTTTTGATTATGCACTAAAAAAATTAGAAACTTCTGTAGATATAAAACCTAGAAATATTGATACTAGACTTTTATTTGGATATTACTACAGAAATAAAGGTGAAAAAGAATTATCAGAAGAAGATTATAACAGCGGTGAAGAGTTGTATAATAATTTAATGACATATACTGATAAAGAAAAAGACTTAAAGAGAATATACGATGATCTTGGTGTTCTTATGATAAGCAGAGCTAAAACTCTAGTAGAACCTAATTATTATAACAATGCTTATGAAAACTACAGAGAAATGATAAACAAATTTGGAGATAATGTTATACCAAGAAAGAGAGTAATGCTTATAAAAATATATCAAGATAATTATCAAGATGTTAAAGATTTGCAAAATCATATAAATAGATTAAAAAACGGATATATAGATGATGATGTTTATCCTAAATTAGCAAAATATTTATTAGATAAAGATGATTTCTATGGTGCTAGAAAATTGTTTGAAAAATTATTAGCAAAATATACAAACAATTTAGAATCTATTGTTGGATATGCAGATTATGAAGCTAGATTAAAGCATTATGACAGAGCTAAAGAGATATTAATAAATTCAGCTCTTCCTCTATACACTTCTAATCCTTATAATGTTGGAGAGGAATATGTATACAATATGCTTGGACAAATATATTATAATTTAAAAGAATATGGAAGTGCTATTAATAATTTCAAATTAGCATTAGAAAAAAATAGCTTGTATCCAGATGCTAATTTTAATTTAGCTAATTTGTATTTTTATCAAGATAATGATTATAAAAAAGCAAAAGAACATTATAAGATAGCTTATGATAATTTAGCTCCAGATTTGAGAAGCGACCAATTACTTTATAATTTATCTTGGTTATATTATTTAGATGGAGAATATGATTTAGCTTTTCAAGGATTTAATGATTTATTCTACAAAAATCCTGATAACAGCATTGTATCATATGCTTTAGGTAATTCTCTTCTTCATTTGGATAGAGCTAATTTGGCTAATGGTTTTTATAGAAACGCTTTGAATAAGGCATTAGAAAGCAGAAGAGACAAATTTGAAATGCGTACAGAAAAAGACTTTATGTTTATTAGCTATTTAGCTAGTTTACATAACAACATAGGTGTATCTTATGCTTATAATTCTGTTGTAAGCAACAAAATAGAAAATGAACAGATGGCATTTAAGAATTTTGTTGTTGCTAGTGAATATTTTGACCAATTAAGAACATCTAATATAGATTTGGATATGGCTGAAAAAAGAACTGTTAATATAGACAATCAAAATATTGGTGCTTCAAAATATAATATGATGGCTATACAAAGCAAAAGAAACTTAAAAAATAGCGTTATTATAGATGATTATATACCAAAGACTATGTTTAATTTGAAGTAA
- a CDS encoding aldo/keto reductase: MNRYDNMIFNRCGKSGLKLPIISLGLWHNFGENCDYNNMKDIINTAFDNGITHFDLANNYGPPYGAAEINMGKILNDGFNKYRDEIIISTKAGYDMWDGPYGNWGSKKYLIASINQSLKRLNLEYVDIFYHHRMDSETPLEETMEALTRIVKSGKALYVGLSNYDGATMERASKILTYANVPFIINQNRYSIFDRTIESNGLKLKAKKLSKGIIAYSPLAQGLLTDKYIDGIPNDSRIAVDGRYLKKDAITRDRLRQIKELNDLAKERGETLAQMALRWVLKDEEITSVLIGASKPSQIMENLKIINKNNLTDLELKKIDDITL; this comes from the coding sequence ATGAATAGATATGATAATATGATTTTTAATAGGTGCGGTAAAAGCGGTTTAAAATTACCTATAATATCTCTTGGTTTATGGCACAATTTTGGTGAGAATTGTGATTATAACAATATGAAAGATATTATAAATACTGCTTTTGATAATGGTATAACACATTTTGATTTGGCTAATAATTATGGTCCTCCATATGGTGCTGCTGAAATTAATATGGGTAAAATTTTAAATGACGGCTTTAATAAATATAGAGATGAAATTATCATAAGTACTAAAGCAGGCTATGATATGTGGGACGGACCTTATGGAAATTGGGGAAGTAAAAAATATTTAATAGCTAGTATAAATCAAAGCTTAAAAAGATTAAACCTTGAATATGTTGATATATTTTATCATCATAGAATGGACAGTGAAACTCCTCTTGAAGAGACTATGGAGGCATTAACTAGAATAGTAAAGAGCGGTAAAGCCTTGTACGTTGGTCTTTCTAATTATGACGGAGCTACTATGGAGAGAGCTTCTAAAATATTAACTTATGCTAATGTGCCTTTTATAATCAATCAAAATAGATATTCTATATTTGACAGAACAATAGAAAGTAATGGGCTAAAATTAAAAGCAAAAAAATTGTCAAAAGGAATAATAGCTTATAGTCCTCTTGCTCAGGGACTTCTTACAGATAAATATATTGACGGCATACCTAATGATAGCAGAATAGCAGTAGATGGAAGATATTTAAAAAAAGATGCAATTACGAGAGATAGATTAAGACAGATAAAAGAGCTTAATGACTTAGCTAAAGAGAGGGGAGAGACTTTAGCACAAATGGCTTTGAGATGGGTATTAAAAGACGAAGAGATTACAAGTGTTTTAATAGGAGCTTCTAAACCTAGCCAAATAATGGAAAATCTTAAAATAATTAATAAAAATAATTTAACAGATTTAGAGCTTAAAAAAATTGATGATATAACTTTATAA
- a CDS encoding GntR family transcriptional regulator, producing the protein MGNNFLYKKVYDDILEKIDNGVWKRGDKIPKEKDLLKSYNVSRDTLRKALSRLKFEGILYSKSGIATYVKEKKLDYKLASIESFSEISKRENKTPRSIVYRAERIIPNDDIANKMELKKNESVFFIERLRLAENKVVCYEKTYINEKLCPDIDKYVSPNTSLFNLYENQYNIKISYGKYTFEAINAPSDMAKILSIKDGDAILMMNATIFTIDNIPLYTVIANYIGSEYIFTTVLQRE; encoded by the coding sequence ATGGGCAATAATTTTCTATATAAAAAGGTATATGATGATATTTTAGAAAAGATAGATAATGGAGTATGGAAAAGAGGAGATAAAATACCTAAAGAAAAAGATTTATTAAAATCATATAATGTAAGCCGAGATACATTAAGAAAAGCTTTATCTAGGCTTAAATTTGAAGGCATTCTATATTCCAAAAGTGGTATAGCTACATATGTTAAAGAAAAAAAATTAGACTACAAATTAGCTTCTATTGAAAGTTTCAGTGAAATTTCTAAAAGAGAAAATAAAACACCTAGAAGCATAGTATATAGAGCAGAAAGAATTATTCCAAATGATGATATAGCAAATAAAATGGAATTAAAAAAAAACGAGTCAGTATTTTTTATAGAAAGATTAAGACTTGCTGAAAATAAAGTAGTATGTTATGAAAAAACATATATAAATGAAAAGCTCTGCCCTGATATAGATAAATACGTATCTCCAAATACTTCATTATTCAATCTATATGAAAATCAATATAATATAAAAATTAGTTACGGAAAATATACTTTTGAAGCAATTAATGCCCCATCAGATATGGCAAAAATCCTTTCTATTAAAGATGGAGATGCCATATTGATGATGAATGCCACAATATTCACAATAGATAATATTCCATTGTACACAGTTATCGCTAATTACATAGGAAGCGAATACATTTTCACGACGGTATTACAACGAGAATAA
- a CDS encoding phosphotransferase system protein: protein MKNIAIIGSSGGNLYNLGGKDPVKLLSEIKLQTDSTEIAISNILFIGADAPMDNIKPTAKASIFRLENGEIVSTEVKTLSEINEDAKKYDLELANIIESGNIDGLILMSCDPSNINKKSIDAAISKKIPIVGTGGASMADLQSNGANVIAVSGTTGTTNRTRAISAITSLSKYFNIKYRPVIGSSGSSSGVSTKENVFKRINFRGIMMGALPGFISMALILAVSKIPGLEKLTDVFDILIKALPVIVAVIAAKQVSGLDEVGIVAGVISGVLSVEGGIIGGIIGGILAGLFSYFIITKCFDLRVPATTANIIAGGLSGIIAGLLVYFLLAPVALFIGEGIKKLLETIISFSPILAGVVGGLLIWPAIIGGVYHAAILPIVLLEMEATGNSFLGSIDMVGLVMCSAGITFANIIAPRRKDDKSIAVPGFLINVCFGTFVEASYPFMFSNKLVFASAIVSSAVGGAVVGLFNVRGTAYVPAIIAPGLSTTPIGFVIAMLTSFLVAFLLTVIVNKISKAQDK, encoded by the coding sequence ATGAAAAATATAGCAATCATAGGAAGTAGTGGGGGAAATTTATACAATTTAGGCGGTAAAGACCCTGTAAAACTTTTATCAGAGATAAAATTACAAACAGACTCTACAGAAATTGCCATATCTAATATTTTATTTATAGGTGCAGATGCTCCTATGGATAATATAAAGCCAACAGCAAAAGCATCTATATTTAGGCTTGAAAATGGTGAGATTGTAAGCACAGAGGTAAAAACTTTATCAGAGATAAATGAAGATGCAAAGAAATATGATTTAGAATTAGCCAATATTATAGAGAGTGGTAATATAGACGGACTAATATTAATGAGCTGCGACCCTTCAAATATTAACAAAAAAAGTATTGATGCAGCAATAAGCAAAAAAATACCTATAGTTGGTACAGGCGGAGCTTCTATGGCAGATTTGCAGTCTAATGGTGCAAATGTTATAGCAGTTTCTGGTACAACCGGCACTACAAATAGAACCAGAGCAATATCAGCTATTACAAGTTTAAGTAAATATTTCAATATAAAATACAGACCTGTAATAGGTTCTAGCGGAAGTTCTTCAGGCGTATCAACAAAAGAAAATGTATTTAAGAGAATAAATTTTAGAGGAATTATGATGGGGGCTTTGCCAGGATTTATATCTATGGCATTAATACTTGCTGTGAGTAAAATACCTGGTTTAGAAAAGCTAACAGATGTTTTTGATATTTTAATAAAGGCTCTCCCTGTTATTGTTGCTGTAATAGCAGCTAAGCAAGTATCTGGATTAGATGAAGTTGGAATAGTTGCGGGTGTAATATCGGGTGTATTATCTGTTGAGGGAGGCATTATTGGCGGGATTATTGGCGGTATTTTAGCTGGGTTGTTTAGCTATTTTATCATTACTAAATGTTTTGATTTAAGAGTGCCGGCTACTACTGCTAATATAATTGCAGGAGGTTTATCTGGAATTATAGCAGGTCTTTTAGTTTATTTCTTACTAGCACCTGTAGCTTTATTTATAGGAGAGGGTATAAAAAAGTTATTAGAAACTATTATATCATTCTCACCTATATTGGCTGGTGTAGTTGGGGGATTATTAATATGGCCTGCTATTATTGGAGGAGTATATCATGCTGCAATATTGCCTATAGTTCTATTAGAAATGGAAGCTACTGGAAACAGCTTTTTAGGTTCTATAGATATGGTTGGACTTGTTATGTGTTCTGCTGGTATTACTTTTGCCAATATTATAGCTCCTAGAAGAAAAGATGATAAATCAATAGCTGTACCTGGTTTTCTTATCAATGTATGTTTTGGTACATTTGTAGAGGCTTCTTATCCGTTTATGTTCTCAAATAAATTGGTATTTGCTAGTGCTATAGTATCTTCTGCTGTTGGAGGTGCTGTGGTAGGATTGTTTAATGTAAGAGGTACTGCTTATGTTCCAGCTATAATAGCTCCTGGGCTTTCCACTACACCTATAGGCTTTGTAATTGCAATGCTTACTAGTTTTTTGGTTGCTTTCTTGCTCACTGTTATAGTAAATAAAATATCAAAAGCACAGGATAAATAA
- a CDS encoding methyl-accepting chemotaxis protein, translating into MFKKLSQIINNIFKENSLILKFLIPYITFIILICIAIYFIYAPQYRETYMTNSQANTIQLKNILENNVENLIVEINVLSAYLEKEDNNDKALEVFQNVLKNNNYLVNIFYSDVIPYNEGGFYINANNEPLGNYNPMTTQWFKDVMTNNKIITATPYIKNNKTIASFAKAIYKNNRVYGVLWFDIDFDKFIQSTINENKKYGYNIYIINDAGLYLFNADKNSILKNNIFSNPNFTENKNNILNNNTFTYINTKFTHISSKIKDTNWIFVADISKKELNAMFYKLYILIVVVFILLIGMESGLVILIAKPLSTTLNNTVKIIETMSDCNFDIKFNEKELNKKDQAGELVRALSKMQKTLGKVIYNLTNSINEINNSVNSITTASVNLSDRANSQASALEELASSIQSVSASLKETAGSAGDAKRMSEEVFESTKRGVDAVEDTSHNMEDIAESSKKVSDITKIIESIALQTNILALNASVEAARAGEQGKGFAVVANEVRSLANNVANAAKDISDIINDTVRKIELGSTSVKASSYILNQIEKSVNEVSNLLVGISNAITNEEESISQINSAVAELNNITQETSAIAEQGAINSNNALDKAQNIVVEVSQFKF; encoded by the coding sequence GTGTTTAAGAAGTTATCGCAAATAATAAATAATATTTTTAAAGAAAATAGTTTAATACTTAAATTTTTAATACCATATATAACTTTTATCATACTAATATGTATTGCTATATATTTCATTTATGCTCCGCAATATAGAGAGACATACATGACAAATAGCCAAGCTAATACAATACAATTAAAGAATATATTAGAAAATAATGTAGAAAACTTAATAGTTGAAATTAATGTACTTTCTGCATATTTAGAAAAAGAAGACAATAATGATAAGGCATTAGAAGTATTTCAAAATGTATTAAAAAATAATAATTATTTAGTTAATATATTTTATTCTGATGTTATACCATATAATGAAGGCGGTTTTTATATAAATGCCAATAATGAACCATTAGGAAACTACAATCCAATGACAACACAATGGTTTAAAGATGTTATGACAAATAACAAAATTATAACTGCTACACCATATATAAAAAATAATAAAACAATAGCATCTTTTGCAAAAGCTATATATAAAAATAATAGAGTATATGGTGTTTTATGGTTTGACATAGATTTTGACAAGTTTATACAATCTACAATAAATGAAAATAAAAAGTATGGATATAATATTTATATAATTAATGATGCCGGACTATATTTGTTTAATGCTGATAAAAATAGCATATTAAAAAATAATATATTCTCAAACCCTAACTTTACAGAAAATAAAAATAATATATTAAATAATAATACTTTTACATATATTAATACAAAGTTTACACATATATCATCAAAAATAAAAGATACAAATTGGATATTTGTAGCTGATATATCTAAAAAAGAACTTAATGCGATGTTTTACAAGCTTTACATATTAATTGTAGTAGTATTTATACTTCTTATAGGAATGGAGTCTGGACTTGTAATTTTAATAGCTAAACCGCTCTCTACTACATTAAACAATACTGTAAAAATAATAGAAACTATGTCTGATTGTAATTTTGATATAAAATTTAATGAAAAAGAATTAAATAAAAAAGATCAGGCTGGAGAATTGGTAAGAGCATTAAGTAAAATGCAAAAAACTTTGGGTAAAGTAATATACAATCTCACTAACTCAATAAATGAAATCAATAATTCAGTTAATTCCATAACAACTGCTAGTGTTAATTTATCTGACAGAGCTAATTCACAAGCAAGTGCATTAGAAGAACTAGCAAGCTCAATACAATCTGTATCAGCTTCATTAAAAGAAACAGCTGGCAGTGCCGGCGATGCTAAAAGAATGAGTGAAGAGGTATTTGAATCTACAAAAAGAGGTGTTGATGCTGTAGAGGATACTTCACACAATATGGAAGATATAGCAGAGTCTAGTAAAAAGGTTTCTGATATAACTAAAATAATTGAATCAATAGCTTTACAAACAAATATATTAGCCTTGAATGCATCTGTAGAAGCTGCACGTGCGGGAGAGCAAGGTAAAGGTTTTGCGGTTGTTGCTAATGAAGTTAGAAGTTTGGCAAATAATGTAGCTAATGCTGCTAAAGATATATCTGATATAATAAATGATACTGTTAGAAAAATTGAACTTGGAAGCACTTCGGTAAAAGCTTCATCATATATATTAAATCAAATAGAAAAATCTGTTAATGAAGTATCAAATTTGCTTGTTGGTATATCTAATGCTATTACAAATGAGGAAGAAAGTATATCACAAATAAACTCTGCGGTAGCGGAGCTTAATAATATAACTCAAGAAACTTCGGCTATAGCTGAACAGGGGGCTATAAACAGCAATAATGCTTTAGATAAAGCTCAAAATATTGTTGTAGAAGTTTCACAATTTAAATTTTGA
- a CDS encoding Na/Pi cotransporter family protein produces the protein MYGLKVFSDGLQESTENTLKEILHKVTQNKILGIALGFSITAIVQSSSAVTVMAVSFVNANILTLSQAINIILGANIGTTVTGWIISLDIDILALPSLGIGAIIVIFASQSRKIKFFGEILMGFGMIFYGLILMKMAFEGVRDSENFKNLFLMANAYTLQGRFICVLIGTVVTAIIQSSSAALGVTISLATVGLIDYPTAVALILGQNIGTTITAVLATIGASINAKRAALVHCLFNIFGVIYMFFLFPYYLKLVDFIVGFMVSGGPDLVVNNNYVNISFYIAAAHTIFNIVNVIVFFFLTDKLEYIVCLIIKDKDGEKHISLLSDRLLHMPISAEIEVRKEVAYMGEIAQKMLSRIEQLFDSPSEKLLNKIRDHEKMLDNTDNEIHTFLLKLLGKSTLNSADIASLINISTYYENLGDNLKDLGKAIIKGNEKKTLFNEIQRKDILQMLHNNKEFIDYLSTLILNNYSINKEKTYEEAMEKYHQIKGFYYEARQRHYDNVDKSLIPALNAHLYGDVLVYFNRSISNLVNIVEAITGKDK, from the coding sequence ATGTATGGACTTAAAGTGTTTTCTGATGGTCTTCAAGAAAGTACTGAAAACACATTAAAAGAAATACTTCACAAAGTTACTCAAAATAAAATATTAGGTATAGCTCTTGGTTTTTCAATTACTGCTATAGTACAGTCTAGTAGTGCTGTTACTGTAATGGCAGTTAGCTTTGTTAATGCGAACATATTAACTTTATCTCAAGCTATAAATATTATATTGGGTGCTAATATTGGTACTACTGTTACTGGTTGGATAATTTCATTAGATATAGATATTTTAGCATTACCTTCTTTGGGTATAGGTGCTATTATAGTAATATTTGCAAGCCAAAGCAGAAAGATAAAATTCTTCGGCGAAATATTAATGGGCTTTGGTATGATATTCTATGGGCTTATTTTAATGAAAATGGCTTTTGAGGGTGTAAGAGATTCTGAGAATTTTAAAAACTTATTTTTAATGGCAAATGCATACACTCTTCAAGGAAGATTTATTTGTGTATTAATAGGAACTGTTGTAACTGCTATAATACAATCAAGTAGTGCTGCTTTAGGTGTTACTATTTCACTTGCTACTGTTGGTTTGATTGACTACCCTACTGCTGTTGCTTTGATACTTGGTCAAAATATTGGTACTACTATAACTGCAGTACTTGCTACAATAGGTGCTTCTATTAATGCTAAAAGAGCTGCTTTGGTGCATTGTTTATTCAATATATTCGGTGTAATTTATATGTTCTTCCTATTCCCATACTATCTTAAACTTGTTGATTTTATAGTTGGATTTATGGTATCTGGAGGACCTGATTTAGTTGTTAATAATAATTATGTTAATATATCTTTCTATATTGCTGCTGCACACACGATTTTTAATATAGTAAACGTTATAGTATTCTTCTTCCTTACTGATAAGTTAGAATATATTGTTTGCCTAATTATTAAAGATAAAGACGGAGAAAAACATATTAGCTTATTATCTGACAGACTTTTACATATGCCTATTTCTGCTGAGATAGAAGTAAGAAAAGAAGTAGCATACATGGGAGAAATTGCTCAAAAAATGTTGTCAAGAATAGAACAATTATTTGACAGCCCAAGTGAAAAACTTCTTAATAAAATTCGCGACCATGAAAAAATGCTGGATAATACAGACAATGAAATACATACATTCTTGCTTAAACTTCTAGGAAAAAGCACACTCAACTCTGCTGATATTGCTTCTCTAATTAATATTAGTACATACTACGAAAACTTAGGCGATAATTTGAAAGATTTGGGTAAAGCCATTATTAAGGGAAATGAGAAAAAAACTTTATTTAATGAAATACAAAGGAAAGATATACTTCAAATGCTTCATAACAATAAAGAGTTTATAGATTATTTATCAACTCTAATACTTAATAATTATTCTATAAACAAAGAAAAAACTTATGAAGAAGCTATGGAGAAATATCATCAAATAAAAGGTTTCTATTATGAAGCAAGACAAAGGCATTATGATAATGTTGATAAATCTTTAATACCAGCATTAAATGCCCATTTATACGGAGATGTACTTGTTTATTTTAACCGCTCTATTTCAAACTTGGTTAATATAGTAGAGGCTATTACTGGAAAAGATAAATAA
- a CDS encoding DNA-3-methyladenine glycosylase I encodes MKKICKWAKTDIEIKYHNDEWCKVCHDEIKLFEMLILENMQAGLSWRCVLNKREAMREAFDNFDYKKISNYDEKKIASLLENKAIIRNKRKIEAMIINAKKFIEVQKEFGSFDKYIWHFTNNEVLYNKLNYDDALPAENELSKTVSKDLIKRGFKFVGSIIIYSYLEAIGIINDHYTDCPFK; translated from the coding sequence ATGAAAAAAATATGCAAATGGGCTAAAACCGATATAGAAATAAAATATCATAATGATGAATGGTGTAAGGTTTGTCATGATGAAATAAAATTATTTGAAATGCTTATACTTGAAAATATGCAGGCTGGTTTAAGTTGGAGATGTGTATTAAATAAAAGAGAAGCTATGAGAGAAGCTTTTGACAATTTTGATTATAAAAAAATATCTAATTACGATGAAAAAAAAATTGCATCTCTTTTAGAAAATAAAGCTATTATTAGAAACAAAAGAAAAATAGAAGCCATGATAATAAATGCAAAGAAATTCATAGAAGTTCAAAAAGAGTTTGGAAGCTTCGATAAATATATATGGCATTTTACAAATAATGAAGTTTTATATAATAAACTAAATTATGATGATGCACTTCCAGCAGAAAATGAACTTTCAAAAACTGTAAGCAAAGATTTAATAAAAAGAGGCTTTAAGTTTGTAGGAAGCATTATAATATACAGCTACTTAGAAGCTATAGGTATTATTAATGATCATTATACAGATTGCCCTTTTAAATAA